Proteins encoded together in one Lathyrus oleraceus cultivar Zhongwan6 chromosome 5, CAAS_Psat_ZW6_1.0, whole genome shotgun sequence window:
- the LOC127085029 gene encoding zinc finger BED domain-containing protein RICESLEEPER 2, which yields MDMTDAVIVKSSRLKSVVWNDFDRIKKGDTCVAVCRHCKKKLSGSSTSGTSHLRNHLIRCQRRSNHGLAQYITAREKRKEGTLAIANFNLDQDSNKDDTLNLVNIKFEQTQLKEESLNTGSSNFDQRRSRFDLARMIILHGYPLAMVEHVGFRAFIKNLQPLFELVTLNRVEADCIEIYEKERKKMNEMLDKLPGKISLSADVWIATDDAEYLCLTSNYIDESWQLRRRILNFIRIDPSHTQDMLSQAVMSCLMDWDIDRKLFSMILDSCSTCDNIASRIGERLMQNRFLYCKGQLFDIRCVTDILNVMSQIALGGISEIVNKIRETTRYIKSSQTVLGKFHEMAKEVGIMTQKCLFLDNPMQWNSTYSMLEAALEFKDALILLKENTNDCNISLSEVEWEGLSLSEVEWESLTTVTGYLKLFVEVINIFTRSKYPTANIYFPELCDVKLHLIEWCKNSDVCISSLVLKMRSKFDEYWEKCSLGLAVAAMLDPRFKMKLVDYYYPQIYGSMSASRIEEVFEGVKDLYSEHSIGSPLASHDQGLAWQVGNGGSPLCLPWSAKDSRDRLMGFDKFLHETSQGEGAKSDLEKYLEEPLFPRNVDFNILNWWKVHTPRYPVLSMMARNVLGIPMSKVAPELAFNYSGRTLDRDWSSLNPATVQALVCSQDWIRSELEN from the coding sequence ATGGACATGACTGATGCAGTGATTGTGAAATCTAGTAGGTTGAAATCTGTTGTATGGAATGACTTTGACAGGATTAAAAAAGGCGACACATGTGTGGCTGTTTGTAGGCATTGTAAAAAGAAGCTGAGTGGATCAAGTACGAGTGGAACATCACATCTAAGGAACCATTTAATCAGGTGTCAGAGAAGGTCTAACCATGGTCTAGCGCAATACATTACAGCGAGAGAAAAGAGAAAGGAAGGGACTCTTGCAATTGCAAATTTCAATTTGGATCAAGATTCAAACAAAGATGATACCCTTAACCTTGTGAATATAAAATTTGAGCAGACACAGTTGAAAGAAGAATCTCTCAACACTGGAAGTAGTAACTTCGATCAAAGACGTAGTCGATTTGATCTTGCCCGCATGATTATTCTACACGGATATCCCTTGGCCATGGTTGAACATGTTGGTTTCAGAGCTTTTATAAAAAACCTACAGCCCTTGTTTGAGCTTGTTACGTTGAATCGGGTTGAGGCTGATTGTATTGAGATATATGAGAAAGAGAGGAAAAAGATGAATGAGATGTTGGATAAATTACCGGGAAAGATCAGTCTTAGTGCTGATGTGTGGATTGCAACGGATGATGCTGAGTATTTGTGTTTGACATCAAATTACATTGATGAATCATGGCAGCTAAGAAGGAGAATATTAAATTTTATACGGATTGATCCTTCTCATACTCAAGACATGCTTTCACAAGCTGTGATGTCTTGTTTGATGGATTGGGATATTGACCGTAAATTGTTCTCCATGATTTTGGACAGTTGTTCTACCTGTGATAACATCGCATCTAGAATCGGTGAGAGACTTATGCAAAACAGGTTTCTTTATTGTAAAGGTCAATTATTTGATATACGCTGTGTTACCGATATTCTTAATGTCATGTCTCAGATTGCTTTGGGAGGTATAAGCGAGATAGTCAATAAGATTCGTGAAACTACTCGATATATTAAAAGTTCGCAAACTGTACTGGGAAAGTTCCATGAGATGGCTAAAGAAGTCGGGATCATGACACAAAAATGCTTATTTCTAGATAATCCAATGCAATGGAATTCGACATATTCAATGCTTGAAGCTGCTTTAGAATTCAAGGATGCTTTAATTCTTTTGAAAGAAAATACCAATGACTGTAATATCTCTTTATCTGAAGTAGAGTGGGAAGGGCTCTCTTTATCTGAAGTAGAGTGGGAGAGTCTCACCACAGTTACCGGCTACTTAAAGCTTTTTGTCGAGGTTATAAATATTTTTACCAGGAGCAAGTATCCAACTGCAAATATATATTTCCCTGAGCTCTGTGATGTTAAGTTACATTTGATTGAATGGTGCAAGAATTCAGATGTGTGTATCAGTTCTTTGGTTTTGAAGATGAGAAGCAAGTTTGACGAGTATTGGGAAAAATGTAGCTTGGGGTTGGCAGTTGCTGCCATGTTAGACCCTCGATTCAAGATGAAGTTGGTCGACTATTATTACCCCCAAATCTATGGTAGCATGTCCGCAAGTCGGATCGAAGAGGTCTTTGAGGGGGTGAAGGATCTTTACAGCGAACATTCCATAGGCTCGCCGTTAGCTTCTCATGACCAAGGATTAGCCTGGCAAGTTGGTAACGGTGGTAGTCCACTTTGCTTGCCGTGGTCTGCAAAGGACTCGAGAGACAGGCTGATGGGGTTCGACAAATTCCTCCATGAAACTTCTCAAGGCGAAGGTGCAAAATCAGATCTAGAAAAGTACTTAGAAGAGCCTCTCTTTCCGCGAAACGTTGATTTCAACATATTAAACTGGTGGAAAGTTCACACTCCGAGGTATCCTGTCTTATCCATGATGGCCCGGAATGTTTTAGGAATTCCAATGTCAAAGGTCGCACCGGAGTTGGCGTTTAATTATAGCGGAAGGACCCTTGACCGTGATTGGAGCTCACTTAATCCGGCTACTGTCCAAGCTTTGGTGTGTTCACAGGATTGGATACGGAGTGAACTGGAAAACTAG
- the LOC127080943 gene encoding LRR receptor-like serine/threonine-protein kinase ERL2: MKILSYKDEHEHEHGQHLDVSNNLLDSIPDGFISACGKTESLKLLNFSRNVLNGVLHTFRGFGGLESLDMSFNNLKGSIGLQLDGMVSLKSLDLSNNTFTGKIPTNLGRSMVLEQLVLSNNRFQGTIPEQILSYKNLTVSDFKANDLSGFIPSNIDILSKLEFLSLSSNKLVGKIPMTIMNITYLGRFAANQNQFTGPVPFGITKYLSSLDLSYNHLSESIPEGLLSPPQLVLANLSYNRLQGPVPINISHSLVRLRLGGNSLTGEVPSSTCNEVGHNLTCIELDNNQLTGLIPPESGSCKKLALLNLAENQLTVALPPELGNLISLQVLKLQMKEERVKKGNLLL, translated from the exons ATGAAAATTCTAAG CTACAAAGATgaacatgaacatgaacatggtCAACACCTTGATGTTTCTAATAACCTTTTGGACTCTATCCCAGATGGGTTTATTTCCGCTTGTGGAAAAACTGAGAGTTTAAAGCTTTTGAATTTTAGTAGAAATGTGTTGAATGGTGTTTTGCATACTTTTCGTGGTTTTGGTGGATTGGAATCACTTGACATGTCTTTCAATAACTTGAAAGGAAGCATTGGTTTGCAGTTAGATGGAATGGTTAGTCTCAAGTCTCTTGATCTCAGTAACAATACTTTCACTGGGAAAATTCCAACTAACCTTGGAAGGTCTATGGTTTTAGAGCAGCTTGTGCTTTCAAACAATCGTTTCCAAGGAACAATCCCTGAACAAATTTTGAGCTATAAAAATTTGACTGTGAGTGATTTTAAGGCAAATGATCTTTCTGGGTTTATTCCATCAAATATTGACATTCTTTCCAAATTGGAATTTTTGAGTCTTTCCTCTAATAAACTAGTTGGCAAAATCCCAATGACAATTATGAACATCACATATCTTGGAAGATTTGCAGCTAATCAAAATCAGTTTACCGGTCCAGTTCCTTTTGGAATTACAAAATATCTCAGTTCGTTGGATCTTAGCTATAATCATTTATCCGAGTCCATTCCCGAAGGCCTTTTATCTCCACCGCAGCTAGTGCTTGCAAATTTGTCCTATAACAGGTTGCAAGGGCCTGTACCTATAAACATTTCACATAGTTTAGTCAGGTTAAGATTAGGTGGAAATTCCTTGACAGGAGAGGTTCCTTCGAGTACTTGCAATGAAGTCGGACATAATTTGACATGCATAGAGCTGGATAATAATCAGTTGACAGGTTTGATACCTCCTGAATCAGGTTCTTGTAAGAAATTGGCCTTGTTGAATTTGGCTGAGAATCAATTGACTGTTGCATTGCCACCAGAACTTGGAAATCTTATCAGTCTTCAAGTCTTGAAGCTTCAAATGAAAGAAGAGAGAGTGAAAAAGGGGAACCTGTTATTGTGA